Proteins encoded within one genomic window of Episyrphus balteatus chromosome 1, idEpiBalt1.1, whole genome shotgun sequence:
- the LOC129907459 gene encoding nucleoside diphosphate kinase: MTYLKQSSQHRRSNGILMIASILAFFSLFSTAMAANKERTFIMVKPDAVQRGLVGKIIERFEQKGFKLVAMKFMWASKDLLEKHYSDLSARPFFPGLVNYMSSGPVVPMVWEGLNVVKTGRQMLGATNPADSLPGTIRGDFCIQVGRNILHGSDAVESANKEIALWFNEKELVSWTPAAENWVYE, encoded by the exons ATGACGTATTTGAAACAGAGCAGCCAACACCGACGTAGCAACGGCATTTTGATGATAGCTTCAATTTTGGCATTCTTCTCGTTATTCTCAACAGCGATGGCAGCAAACAAGGAACGTACTTTTATTATGGTCAAGCCCGATGCCGTCCAACGTGGACTCGTCGGCAAGATCATCGAGCGTTTCGAACAGAAAGGCTTCAAATTGGTCGCCATGAAATTCATGTGG GCTTCCAAGGACTTGTTGGAGAAACACTACTCCGACTTATCTGCTCGTCCATTCTTCCCCGGTTTGGTTAATTACATGAGCTCCGGCCCAGTagttccaatggtgtgggaagGTTTGAATGTCGTCAAGACCGGTCGCCAAATGTTGGGTGCCACCAACCCAGCTGACTCCCTGCCAGGTACAATTCGTGGTGATTTCTGCATCCAAGTTGGACGCAACATTCTCCATGGTTCCGATGCTGTTGAATCGGCTAACAAGGAAATCGCTTTGTGGTTCAATGAGAAAGAATTGGTCTCATGGACTCCAGCTGCCGAGAACTGGGTCTACGAATAA